A single Candidatus Pacearchaeota archaeon DNA region contains:
- a CDS encoding septum formation initiator family protein, which translates to MLAKKYKKVKWGIHFNKRKISIVFWSIFGFWFIFFLLYSNIKIFQKRTELNKNLETLDSTVESLTKEKDSLNFSLGETNSSEYLEKVAREDLGMQKPGEQVVIIKKDSNVSKNNNSDNNVLQIFTGFVNWIKGLFKPE; encoded by the coding sequence ATGTTAGCAAAAAAATACAAAAAAGTGAAGTGGGGAATCCATTTTAACAAAAGAAAGATTTCGATCGTTTTTTGGTCAATTTTTGGCTTTTGGTTTATCTTCTTTTTATTGTATTCAAATATTAAAATATTTCAGAAAAGAACAGAACTAAATAAGAATTTAGAAACCCTTGATTCTACTGTTGAATCATTAACGAAAGAGAAAGATTCCCTCAATTTTAGTTTAGGAGAAACTAATAGTAGCGAATATTTAGAAAAAGTAGCTAGAGAAGATTTAGGAATGCAAAAACCAGGAGAACAGGTAGTGATAATTAAGAAAGATAGCAATGTTTCGAAAAACAACAACAGTGATAATAACGTATTGCAAATTTTTACAGGATTTGTAAACTGGATTAAAGGTTTATTTAAGCCAGAGTAG
- the lepA gene encoding translation elongation factor 4, producing the protein MKIRNFVIISHIDHGKSTLADRLLEITGTIEKGKMRPQYLDAMDLEREKGITIKMTPVKMMYKDRNGEEVMLNLIDTPGHIDFNYEVSRSLAAVEGAILLVDATKGIQAQTITNLELAKKEGLTIIAAVNKIDSPQARTEEVKKEIAEFLGVSEDEIISISAKTGENVEELLQTVIEKVEGPEVNEEKPFRALIFDSQYDTFLGVVSYIRVIDGKIKVNDKIFLLNTRAEGVAKEMGVFKPDMTPIKELKSGEIGFIATGIKDPEKIRIGDTVTLIQDKELKLEPLPGYKDPEPKIFVSMYPQEQDDFETLKLALSKLKLNDSALFYQHQNFQAFGRGFLCGFLGTLHTEITIERLKREFGLELVIGAPQVCYKATDGKGNEVMIYNPNNWSDNFKEHYEPWTEVTLIIGAAYLGRVFELLGGLDGKHVDSRPFGKDRYLLVYELPLREIIGVFYENLLNVTQGYASMTYKETGYRIADLVKLEILIAGQEEEIFSRILPKTKVQGEAKRIVEKLKEVLPVQMFAVAIQAAVGGKIIARETISARRKDVLAPLYGGDYTRKRKLLEKQKKGKKGMKERGKLKIPSEVFLKVFGS; encoded by the coding sequence ATGAAGATTAGAAATTTTGTCATTATTTCCCATATTGACCACGGCAAGTCAACTTTAGCTGACCGTCTTTTGGAAATAACCGGAACGATTGAAAAAGGCAAAATGAGACCCCAGTATTTAGATGCCATGGATTTAGAGCGAGAAAAGGGGATTACGATTAAAATGACTCCAGTTAAGATGATGTATAAAGATAGGAATGGCGAAGAAGTAATGCTTAATTTAATTGATACTCCTGGACATATTGATTTTAATTATGAGGTTAGTAGAAGTTTGGCTGCAGTTGAAGGAGCCATTCTTTTGGTTGACGCAACCAAAGGAATACAAGCTCAGACAATTACTAATTTAGAACTAGCAAAGAAAGAAGGATTGACTATTATTGCAGCAGTGAATAAAATTGATTCTCCTCAAGCCAGAACCGAAGAAGTCAAAAAAGAAATTGCTGAATTTTTAGGAGTTTCGGAAGATGAAATAATTTCTATTTCGGCGAAGACTGGAGAAAATGTTGAAGAGTTGCTTCAAACAGTAATAGAAAAAGTGGAAGGTCCAGAAGTTAATGAAGAAAAACCATTTCGTGCTTTAATTTTCGATTCTCAATACGACACTTTTTTAGGAGTTGTTTCATATATCCGTGTTATTGATGGGAAAATTAAAGTTAACGACAAAATATTTCTTTTAAACACTAGAGCCGAAGGAGTAGCTAAAGAAATGGGAGTTTTTAAGCCTGACATGACTCCAATTAAAGAACTAAAATCTGGGGAAATTGGTTTTATCGCTACTGGCATCAAAGATCCAGAAAAGATTAGAATTGGTGATACAGTTACTTTAATTCAGGACAAAGAATTAAAATTGGAACCATTACCAGGGTATAAGGATCCTGAACCGAAAATATTTGTTTCTATGTATCCGCAAGAGCAGGACGATTTTGAAACATTAAAATTAGCTTTATCTAAATTAAAACTTAATGATTCAGCCCTGTTTTATCAGCATCAAAACTTTCAGGCTTTTGGTAGAGGCTTTCTTTGTGGATTTTTAGGAACTCTACATACAGAAATAACAATAGAAAGATTAAAAAGAGAATTTGGATTAGAATTAGTTATCGGTGCTCCGCAGGTTTGCTATAAAGCTACGGATGGAAAAGGTAACGAAGTGATGATCTATAATCCGAATAATTGGTCAGACAACTTTAAAGAACATTATGAACCATGGACAGAGGTAACCTTAATTATTGGGGCTGCATATTTAGGAAGAGTATTCGAGTTGTTGGGTGGGCTAGATGGGAAACATGTTGATTCTCGTCCCTTTGGAAAAGACAGATATTTATTGGTATATGAACTACCTTTACGAGAAATTATTGGAGTTTTTTACGAGAATCTTTTAAATGTTACCCAAGGTTATGCTTCAATGACATATAAAGAAACTGGATACAGGATAGCCGATTTAGTAAAATTAGAGATTTTAATTGCGGGGCAAGAAGAAGAGATATTTTCAAGAATTTTGCCCAAAACTAAGGTTCAAGGCGAAGCCAAAAGAATTGTTGAAAAATTAAAAGAAGTTTTACCAGTTCAAATGTTTGCGGTAGCAATACAGGCAGCAGTGGGAGGTAAAATTATAGCGCGTGAAACAATCAGTGCACGTCGAAAAGATGTTCTTGCTCCTTTATATGGAGGAGATTATACTAGAAAGAGGAAGCTTTTAGAAAAACAGAAAAAAGGAAAAAAAGGAATGAAAGAAAGAGGGAAATTAAAGATTCCCTCGGAAGTATTCTTGAAAGTTTTTGGTTCTTAA
- the murJ gene encoding murein biosynthesis integral membrane protein MurJ, whose product MSFRKALHSSQNTVTGAAVILTIAVLLSRILGLVRDRLLAGTFGASPDLDIYFAAFRIPDLVYSILFAGGVIVSLLPLFAENFIKDKEKSWDVINNILNIFFISYIISAILFIIYTPQIISSMVAGFDEASIQKTIALTRLIFASVFFFGVSSIFSTILNYFNRFVSYSLAPIVYNLGIILGIVFLSPSLGVFGVGLGVIIGSFLHFLIQVPSALKCGYKYKFIIDFKSPALRDFFGLIIPRTIASSSSQINFIFITLIASGIGVGAISIFNLSNNLRYLPIGIIGVSFATAIFPLLSKLWAENKKEEYFKEFRKIFNEVLYISFPIGVLIFILRNEIVDIILRTGNFGSTAVTITAAALGLYFVSTATQCLVPVLLRGYFSLKDTITPTIIAIVSVVANICLSFLFVSVFNGNNFLVNFTKNILELDGTANFSVLGLVVAFNIGMLFEFILLFYFFYKTVGDFGIKKIGITLLKILFSSVVMGIAAWYLLPYLKTIFGNSFVGVSIEFTVICLISFIIYCVLTMILKMSEIGRVKNIILRNED is encoded by the coding sequence ATGTCTTTCAGAAAAGCTTTGCATTCAAGTCAAAATACGGTTACAGGGGCAGCAGTTATTTTAACAATAGCTGTTTTGTTGAGCCGAATCTTAGGTTTGGTTAGGGACAGACTTTTAGCAGGGACTTTTGGAGCTTCACCTGATTTGGACATATATTTTGCTGCTTTTAGGATCCCCGACTTAGTTTATAGTATTTTGTTCGCCGGGGGAGTAATAGTTTCTCTTTTGCCTTTGTTTGCCGAGAATTTTATTAAAGACAAAGAGAAGAGTTGGGATGTCATTAATAATATTTTAAATATATTTTTTATTTCTTATATTATTTCAGCTATTCTTTTTATTATTTATACTCCGCAGATAATATCTTCAATGGTTGCTGGTTTTGACGAAGCTTCAATTCAGAAAACTATTGCTTTAACGAGATTGATTTTTGCTAGCGTTTTCTTTTTCGGAGTTTCTTCTATTTTTTCAACGATTCTGAATTATTTTAATAGGTTTGTTTCTTATTCCCTGGCTCCGATTGTATATAATTTAGGAATTATTTTAGGAATTGTTTTTCTTTCTCCATCTCTTGGAGTCTTTGGGGTAGGATTAGGAGTAATAATCGGTTCTTTTCTTCATTTTTTAATCCAAGTTCCTTCAGCCCTTAAATGCGGATACAAATACAAATTCATTATTGATTTTAAAAGCCCAGCTCTTAGAGATTTTTTTGGATTAATTATTCCTCGAACAATTGCTTCTTCATCATCACAAATCAATTTCATCTTTATTACTCTTATTGCTTCAGGAATAGGCGTCGGAGCTATTTCTATCTTCAATCTTTCTAATAATTTAAGGTATTTGCCGATTGGAATAATTGGAGTTTCTTTTGCGACAGCAATTTTTCCTTTGCTTTCTAAATTGTGGGCGGAGAATAAAAAAGAAGAATACTTTAAAGAGTTTAGAAAAATATTCAATGAAGTATTGTATATTTCTTTTCCTATTGGTGTTTTAATTTTTATCCTAAGGAATGAAATTGTTGATATTATTCTGAGAACAGGAAATTTTGGTTCAACTGCGGTTACTATTACTGCGGCTGCTCTTGGATTATATTTTGTGAGCACGGCAACTCAATGCTTGGTCCCTGTGCTTTTAAGGGGATATTTTAGTCTTAAAGATACTATTACGCCAACAATTATTGCAATTGTTTCGGTTGTGGCAAATATATGCCTTTCATTTTTATTTGTGAGTGTGTTTAATGGAAATAATTTTTTAGTTAATTTTACAAAAAATATTTTAGAGCTTGATGGAACAGCTAATTTTTCTGTTTTAGGACTGGTAGTTGCTTTTAACATTGGAATGCTTTTCGAGTTCATACTTCTTTTTTATTTCTTTTATAAAACAGTTGGAGATTTTGGAATTAAAAAAATAGGAATTACTTTATTGAAGATATTATTTTCTTCGGTTGTTATGGGAATTGCGGCTTGGTATTTATTACCATATTTAAAAACAATTTTTGGAAATTCTTTTGTTGGGGTCTCAATTGAATTTACCGTCATTTGTTTAATATCTTTTATTATTTATTGTGTATTAACTATGATTTTAAAGATGTCTGAAATTGGAAGAGTTAAGAATATAATATTAAGAAATGAAGATTAG
- a CDS encoding type II toxin-antitoxin system PemK/MazF family toxin, giving the protein MIIEPEIKCGELFLVDFNPSSGHEYQGKRPALVIESDGQIMRSNLVTILPLTSNLDNKTDDDIFIEADKDNRLKFDSIIKVYNIVSFDRLRFVNKIGKINQETFKIVKDYLLKHFDI; this is encoded by the coding sequence ATGATAATTGAGCCAGAAATTAAATGCGGAGAATTATTTTTAGTTGATTTTAATCCTAGTTCTGGACACGAGTATCAGGGTAAAAGGCCAGCATTAGTGATTGAATCGGATGGACAAATTATGAGAAGCAATTTAGTTACAATTTTACCATTAACTTCTAATTTAGATAATAAAACCGATGACGATATTTTTATTGAAGCCGATAAAGATAATCGTCTCAAATTTGATTCAATAATAAAAGTTTATAATATTGTTTCTTTTGATCGTTTAAGATTTGTTAATAAAATAGGCAAGATAAATCAAGAAACTTTTAAAATAGTAAAAGATTACTTATTAAAACATTTTGATATTTAA
- a CDS encoding S24 family peptidase, with protein sequence MHIIQEKLIKLADSYNLSDLTLRKIGELVHEPNSPQKIKHHINQLIGKGLLVVTPDGKKTKKMKGGLGKSGLLSLPILGSANCGQALIFADEKIEGYLKLSRNLLEKNLINKIKELFVLKAVGNSMNRAVINNKNIEDGDFVIISKGSTAKNGDCVVSIIDGVVNIKKFYIDKPNNQIILLSESSQDFPPIYISKKDQDSYLICGKVVRVMKKPDEMALMRDASSVDILDDLGDISREEVEYYENL encoded by the coding sequence ATGCACATTATTCAAGAAAAATTAATAAAATTAGCCGATAGTTATAATCTATCAGATTTAACCTTAAGGAAGATAGGCGAACTTGTGCATGAACCTAATAGTCCACAAAAAATAAAACACCACATTAATCAATTAATTGGTAAGGGATTGTTAGTTGTGACTCCTGATGGTAAGAAAACAAAAAAAATGAAAGGAGGGCTTGGTAAATCAGGGTTATTATCTTTACCTATATTAGGATCAGCTAATTGTGGACAAGCTTTAATATTTGCAGATGAAAAAATAGAAGGATATTTAAAATTATCTCGTAATTTATTAGAAAAAAATTTAATTAATAAGATTAAAGAACTTTTTGTTTTAAAAGCTGTCGGTAATTCTATGAATAGGGCGGTGATTAATAATAAAAATATTGAAGATGGAGATTTTGTAATTATTAGTAAGGGTTCCACCGCTAAAAACGGAGATTGTGTTGTTTCTATTATTGATGGAGTTGTGAATATTAAAAAGTTTTATATTGATAAGCCTAATAATCAAATAATTCTTTTATCTGAATCAAGTCAAGATTTTCCTCCTATATATATAAGCAAAAAAGATCAAGATAGTTATTTGATTTGTGGGAAAGTTGTTAGGGTGATGAAAAAACCTGACGAGATGGCCTTAATGAGAGACGCCTCCTCTGTGGATATTCTTGATGACCTAGGGGATATATCAAGAGAAGAAGTTGAATATTATGAAAATTTATGA
- the gap gene encoding type I glyceraldehyde-3-phosphate dehydrogenase, with protein MATKIAINGFGRIGRCSLRAAIKENLDIEIVAINDLADNKTLAHLFKYDTSYGVFDGEVKLEGDYMVVNGKKILMLAEKDPEKLPWKDLKIDVVLECTGVFRDRIGLTKHITAGAKKVIISAPAKDDDIPSYLLGINADEYKNESIIDMGSCTTNCLAPVVKILEAEFGIVKGFMTTIHSYTNDQNLLDLPHKDLRRARAAAENIVPTTTGAAKAIGKVVPGVKGKMDGIAVRVPTPVVSLVDLVCEIKKETTVEEVNAAFDKYSNKGEMKGVFFVEKEPLVSSDFKGNSFSSIFDPEYTKVNGNMVKLMAWYDNEWAYSCRLVELAKKIGK; from the coding sequence ATGGCAACAAAAATTGCAATCAATGGCTTCGGGAGAATAGGAAGATGTTCTTTAAGAGCAGCAATTAAGGAAAATTTAGATATTGAGATTGTCGCTATTAATGATTTAGCAGACAACAAGACATTGGCTCATTTATTTAAATACGATACTTCATATGGAGTTTTTGATGGCGAAGTCAAACTCGAAGGAGATTATATGGTTGTTAATGGAAAAAAAATATTAATGTTAGCCGAAAAAGATCCAGAAAAGCTTCCTTGGAAAGATTTAAAAATCGATGTTGTTTTAGAATGTACGGGAGTATTTAGAGATAGAATTGGTTTAACTAAGCATATTACTGCTGGAGCTAAAAAAGTTATAATTTCTGCTCCTGCTAAAGATGATGACATTCCTTCTTATCTGTTAGGAATTAATGCTGATGAATACAAGAATGAAAGCATAATAGACATGGGTTCTTGCACGACTAATTGTTTGGCGCCAGTAGTTAAAATACTTGAAGCTGAATTCGGAATCGTCAAGGGTTTTATGACTACCATCCATTCATACACTAATGATCAAAATCTTTTAGATCTGCCACACAAAGATTTAAGAAGGGCTAGGGCCGCTGCTGAGAATATTGTTCCTACGACAACCGGAGCAGCTAAAGCGATAGGGAAAGTAGTTCCAGGAGTTAAAGGAAAAATGGACGGGATCGCGGTGAGAGTTCCAACACCAGTCGTTTCTTTAGTTGATTTAGTTTGTGAGATTAAAAAAGAAACCACAGTCGAAGAAGTGAATGCAGCTTTTGATAAATATTCAAACAAAGGGGAAATGAAAGGAGTTTTCTTTGTTGAAAAAGAACCTTTGGTTTCTTCTGATTTTAAAGGCAATTCTTTTTCTTCAATTTTTGACCCAGAATATACTAAAGTTAATGGAAATATGGTTAAGCTTATGGCTTGGTATGATAATGAGTGGGCCTATTCTTGCAGATTAGTTGAATTAGCGAAGAAAATTGGAAAGTAA
- a CDS encoding glutaredoxin domain-containing protein produces the protein MTKVRIFSTPTCPYCFALKRFLEEKGIEVESIDVSADLTAQKEMIDKTKQTTVPVIDINGEFVVGFDRKKICELLKIED, from the coding sequence ATGACCAAAGTAAGAATATTTTCAACCCCCACTTGCCCATATTGTTTTGCTTTGAAAAGATTTTTAGAAGAAAAGGGAATAGAAGTAGAATCAATAGATGTTTCAGCTGATTTAACGGCTCAAAAAGAAATGATTGATAAAACAAAACAAACAACAGTTCCCGTTATAGATATTAACGGTGAATTCGTAGTTGGTTTTGATAGAAAAAAGATTTGTGAGTTATTAAAAATAGAAGATTAA
- the eno gene encoding phosphopyruvate hydratase, whose product MKIKNIKAREILDSRGNPTIEVDCITEEGVFTASVPSGASTGAREAYELRDHNHRYGGRGVLKAIKNVNEIIAPRLIGMDCTNQKEIDETMIKLDGTSGKYNLGSNGIVGISMAVCRAGAKAKNLELYEYIAELFGNEDLKMPNPAFNVINGGAHADNGLDFQEFMITTTGESFRESLQMGSEIYYKLKKFLKNSYPGFAINVGDEGGFVPPIEVPEVALGLMVKAIDDSEYTGKANIILDIASSQFYKKEKEVSEGYYGLRMGVFSVADMLNYYSDLVKCYPIIGLEDPFSEEDWKGFEKLTNRLGDKIMIIGDDLLVSNSSIIKEAQAKKACNGAILKINQVGTVTEILEAAKVCKESKIKTIVSHRSGETCDSFIADLAVGISSDYIKSGAPCRGERLAKYNRLCRIEEKINNTLKK is encoded by the coding sequence ATGAAGATTAAAAACATTAAAGCTAGGGAAATACTTGACTCAAGAGGTAATCCAACGATTGAAGTTGATTGTATAACCGAAGAAGGAGTTTTTACAGCTTCAGTTCCTTCGGGTGCCTCAACAGGAGCAAGGGAGGCGTATGAGTTGAGGGATCATAATCATAGATATGGAGGAAGGGGAGTTTTGAAAGCAATTAAAAATGTTAATGAAATAATTGCTCCGAGATTAATAGGAATGGATTGTACTAATCAGAAAGAGATTGATGAGACAATGATTAAATTAGACGGAACAAGTGGAAAATATAATTTAGGGAGTAATGGAATTGTCGGAATTTCAATGGCAGTTTGTCGAGCTGGAGCAAAAGCTAAAAATCTTGAATTATATGAATACATCGCTGAATTATTTGGTAATGAAGATTTGAAAATGCCTAATCCAGCTTTTAACGTTATTAATGGCGGAGCTCATGCTGATAATGGTCTTGATTTTCAAGAATTCATGATTACTACTACTGGAGAAAGTTTTAGAGAATCATTGCAAATGGGCTCAGAAATATATTATAAATTAAAGAAATTTTTAAAAAATAGTTATCCAGGTTTTGCAATTAATGTTGGAGATGAAGGTGGTTTTGTTCCTCCAATAGAAGTTCCTGAAGTTGCCTTAGGTTTAATGGTTAAGGCAATTGATGATTCAGAATATACAGGCAAGGCAAATATAATATTAGACATTGCTTCCAGTCAGTTTTACAAAAAAGAAAAAGAGGTGTCTGAGGGATATTATGGATTAAGAATGGGAGTGTTTTCTGTCGCCGATATGCTTAATTATTATTCTGACTTAGTAAAATGTTATCCGATTATCGGTCTTGAAGATCCTTTCTCTGAAGAAGATTGGAAAGGATTTGAAAAGCTTACCAATAGATTGGGTGATAAAATTATGATTATCGGAGACGATTTATTGGTTAGCAATTCAAGCATTATTAAAGAAGCTCAAGCAAAGAAGGCGTGCAATGGAGCAATATTGAAAATTAACCAAGTGGGAACAGTTACAGAAATTTTGGAAGCAGCTAAAGTCTGCAAGGAAAGCAAAATTAAAACAATAGTTTCTCATCGTTCTGGAGAAACCTGTGATAGTTTTATTGCTGATCTAGCGGTTGGCATTTCTTCTGACTACATTAAATCAGGAGCACCATGTCGAGGAGAAAGATTGGCAAAATACAATAGGTTATGTAGAATAGAAGAAAAGATAAATAATACTTTAAAAAAATGA
- a CDS encoding FAD-dependent oxidoreductase yields MDYDLIIIGGGPAGMTAGIYSARQKLKTLVITKEFGGQMGHKAVDIENYPGFEKISGFELIAKFEDQLKHKGIEVLSDEVSELKKENGFFSVLTKEGKTIQSKTVIIATGSEPRRLEVKGEEEFLGRGVSYCTTCDGPLFNNKDVAIIGGGEAGFEAALFLNNYANKIYILEYGDVVKCGKENQDKASLITKIKVITSSELQEIKGEDFVNQIVFKDRKTGEEKVLNVQGVFVQAGYQPATSFLKDLVELNEKKEIVVNFETFETKTSGLFAVGDVTSQKVKQIVVACGQGAVAVINAYKYINI; encoded by the coding sequence ATGGATTACGATTTAATTATTATCGGAGGAGGTCCAGCCGGAATGACCGCAGGGATATATTCTGCTAGGCAGAAATTAAAAACTTTAGTCATAACTAAAGAATTTGGCGGACAAATGGGACATAAAGCAGTTGATATTGAAAATTATCCAGGATTTGAAAAAATATCTGGTTTTGAATTAATTGCTAAATTTGAAGATCAATTAAAACACAAAGGAATTGAAGTTTTGAGCGACGAAGTTTCTGAATTAAAAAAAGAAAATGGTTTTTTTTCTGTTTTAACCAAAGAAGGAAAAACAATCCAATCAAAAACAGTAATCATAGCGACCGGTTCAGAACCAAGAAGACTAGAGGTAAAAGGCGAAGAAGAATTTTTAGGACGCGGAGTGAGTTATTGCACTACTTGCGATGGCCCTTTGTTTAATAATAAAGACGTGGCAATTATTGGAGGGGGAGAGGCTGGATTTGAGGCTGCTTTATTTTTGAATAATTATGCCAATAAGATATATATTTTAGAATATGGAGACGTTGTTAAATGCGGAAAAGAAAATCAGGATAAGGCTTCTTTAATTACGAAGATAAAAGTTATTACATCTTCTGAATTGCAGGAAATAAAAGGAGAAGACTTTGTTAATCAAATTGTTTTTAAAGATAGAAAAACAGGAGAAGAGAAGGTGCTAAATGTTCAAGGTGTTTTTGTTCAGGCAGGATACCAGCCAGCTACATCTTTTTTAAAAGACTTAGTAGAATTAAATGAAAAAAAAGAGATTGTTGTTAACTTTGAAACTTTTGAAACTAAAACATCAGGATTATTTGCCGTAGGAGATGTTACTTCGCAAAAAGTAAAACAAATTGTTGTTGCTTGCGGGCAAGGAGCAGTAGCGGTGATTAACGCATATAAATATATTAATATATGA
- a CDS encoding UTP--glucose-1-phosphate uridylyltransferase has protein sequence MKKTVKKAIFPIAGMGTRFLPLSKVVSKELIPLVDKPLIHYSVEEALLSGIKEIQLVTRKSQKDVTAYFNSNPELEALLRERNKKEELEMVKGLNEVSKQIKFSFSIQKKASGNVDAIYQARNFAGNEPVGVFFCDDIIYSKELPGFQQLKEIYETCQRPVIGLKRMPRDKLSQYGVVEVEKIANNVFKIKKVVEKPKGEPPSDLVILGRYIITPEVFERIENDKSMRMNDYSISQVLGQMAEEGKVIYGYEIKGDWLECGDKNTWFKSFLTLLLDHPDFGQKAKEFLKGKI, from the coding sequence ATGAAAAAAACAGTTAAAAAAGCTATTTTTCCTATTGCAGGAATGGGAACTAGATTTTTACCTTTATCTAAGGTAGTTTCAAAGGAATTAATTCCTTTAGTTGATAAGCCATTAATTCATTATTCTGTTGAGGAGGCTCTTTTGTCAGGAATAAAAGAGATACAGTTAGTAACAAGAAAAAGCCAAAAAGATGTAACAGCGTATTTTAATTCCAATCCTGAATTAGAGGCTCTTTTACGAGAAAGAAATAAGAAAGAAGAATTAGAAATGGTGAAAGGGTTAAATGAGGTTTCAAAGCAAATAAAATTTTCTTTTTCTATTCAAAAAAAAGCTTCTGGAAATGTAGATGCCATATATCAGGCCAGGAATTTTGCTGGCAATGAGCCTGTAGGTGTTTTTTTCTGTGATGATATAATTTACTCAAAAGAACTTCCTGGTTTTCAGCAATTAAAAGAAATTTATGAAACATGCCAGAGACCGGTAATTGGCCTTAAAAGAATGCCAAGAGATAAACTGTCACAATATGGAGTAGTGGAAGTAGAAAAAATAGCAAATAATGTTTTTAAGATAAAAAAGGTCGTTGAAAAACCAAAAGGGGAACCACCATCTGATTTAGTTATTCTGGGAAGATATATTATTACTCCTGAAGTTTTTGAGAGGATTGAAAATGATAAATCAATGAGGATGAATGATTATTCTATTAGTCAGGTTTTAGGACAAATGGCCGAAGAGGGCAAGGTTATTTATGGTTACGAGATAAAGGGAGATTGGCTTGAATGTGGAGACAAAAATACTTGGTTTAAATCATTTTTGACCTTATTATTAGATCATCCTGATTTCGGACAAAAAGCTAAAGAATTTTTAAAGGGAAAAATATAA
- a CDS encoding cell division protein FtsZ codes for MKKIKPKIKKVQKPAVLNKENEVESVGKKVKIKVIGVGGGGGNIIAELLKKLKDFSAQKVEFIALNTDNQALKSLPKALKTISFGNKLTRGLGTGRDVEVGEKAAKEDIEKLKSLFSDDKDLYIFISSLGGGTGTGATPILTKIAEELGLNTLGIFTTPFSFEGKKKMDMSVKALEKIKDNLNAFMVLPNEKIFSLTKEEVSFADSLNLLNDKLAESLEGLLRTIYSPGLINIDWADIRTILEGKRKIAYLNFTKGKSNQTAEDITKILLKNPILEYRFENADNVMFNIEASKDLSLQLLSQISEKISELAPSAKIIFGLSQNPKLRNEIKVTILATSTEAEKKAKRKKIIKKEEKEIPKKTKKTKPKVEKVEKDVEVRRSALEIKEAEKKEEEKEEEEEKIFEIPAFLRKSKKN; via the coding sequence ATGAAGAAAATTAAACCAAAAATTAAAAAAGTTCAAAAACCAGCAGTTTTGAATAAAGAAAATGAAGTAGAATCTGTAGGAAAGAAGGTCAAAATTAAAGTTATTGGAGTTGGGGGTGGAGGAGGTAATATTATTGCCGAGCTTTTAAAGAAATTAAAAGATTTTTCTGCTCAGAAAGTAGAATTCATCGCTTTAAATACCGATAATCAAGCTTTAAAATCTTTGCCTAAAGCGCTGAAAACAATTTCTTTTGGGAATAAATTAACGAGGGGATTAGGAACAGGCAGAGATGTAGAGGTGGGGGAGAAGGCAGCTAAGGAAGATATTGAAAAATTAAAAAGTTTATTCTCTGATGATAAAGATTTATATATTTTTATTTCTTCTTTAGGGGGAGGGACAGGAACGGGCGCTACTCCGATTTTGACTAAAATTGCTGAAGAATTAGGATTGAATACCTTAGGCATATTCACAACACCTTTTTCTTTTGAAGGGAAAAAGAAAATGGATATGTCAGTAAAAGCATTAGAAAAGATAAAAGACAATCTTAATGCCTTTATGGTTCTTCCTAATGAAAAGATATTTTCATTGACCAAAGAAGAGGTTTCTTTTGCCGATTCCTTGAATCTTTTAAATGATAAATTAGCTGAATCTTTAGAGGGATTATTGCGAACAATATATTCTCCTGGATTGATAAATATTGATTGGGCTGATATTAGAACAATACTAGAAGGAAAGAGAAAAATTGCTTATCTTAATTTTACCAAAGGAAAATCAAATCAAACAGCCGAAGATATTACTAAAATTTTATTAAAGAACCCTATCCTTGAATATCGTTTTGAGAATGCTGATAATGTCATGTTTAATATTGAAGCTTCTAAAGATTTATCTCTTCAATTATTATCTCAAATTAGCGAGAAGATAAGCGAATTGGCTCCTAGCGCCAAAATTATTTTTGGTCTTTCGCAAAATCCAAAATTAAGAAATGAAATCAAAGTAACTATCTTGGCTACATCAACCGAAGCAGAAAAGAAAGCAAAAAGAAAAAAGATAATTAAAAAAGAAGAAAAAGAAATCCCTAAGAAAACAAAAAAAACAAAACCGAAGGTAGAAAAAGTAGAAAAAGACGTGGAAGTAAGAAGATCAGCCTTAGAAATAAAAGAAGCGGAGAAGAAGGAAGAGGAAAAGGAAGAGGAAGAAGAAAAGATATTTGAAATTCCAGCCTTTTTAAGAAAATCAAAAAAGAATTAA